In Desulfurobacterium indicum, a genomic segment contains:
- a CDS encoding ABC transporter ATP-binding protein: MIEVSHLTITYPNGFVAVKNVSFSIDKKEVFALVGESGCGKSTTAHALIRLLPKGSRIEGSFKLSGREIVSLKEKEMRKVRGKEIGMVFQDPLNALNPLVRVREHFFETFAAHGIKKSRDELLGRVRELFEFIDLPFEKVNSYPFELSGGQRQRVMFAIALVLNPRLIILDEPTTALDVLAQKKVLGLIDKTKETFDSATLLITHDMGVVNEVADKVAVMYKGVIMEKGDKDKVLHSPIHPYTRLLISCVPKYDIHDTSIPDIPLEDKNVEGCPFAPRCPKVSDRCFKELPKPVVVKGREVSCFNVES, from the coding sequence ATGATAGAGGTAAGCCATTTAACAATTACATATCCTAACGGGTTTGTTGCCGTTAAAAATGTTTCGTTTAGTATTGATAAGAAAGAGGTTTTTGCTCTTGTCGGCGAGAGTGGTTGCGGAAAATCAACAACGGCTCATGCTCTCATAAGGCTTCTTCCAAAGGGGAGCAGGATAGAAGGTTCTTTTAAGCTTTCAGGTAGAGAGATAGTTTCCCTTAAAGAGAAAGAGATGAGGAAAGTCAGGGGAAAAGAGATAGGTATGGTGTTTCAGGATCCCCTTAATGCCCTTAATCCCCTTGTTAGAGTTAGAGAACATTTTTTTGAAACGTTTGCAGCTCACGGAATTAAGAAATCCAGAGATGAACTTCTCGGGAGAGTTAGAGAACTTTTTGAGTTTATAGATCTTCCTTTTGAGAAAGTTAATTCTTATCCATTTGAGCTTTCCGGCGGGCAGCGTCAGAGGGTTATGTTCGCCATCGCTCTTGTTTTGAATCCTCGTCTTATAATTCTTGACGAGCCGACAACTGCACTTGATGTTCTTGCCCAAAAAAAGGTTCTTGGATTGATAGATAAAACTAAGGAGACTTTTGATTCTGCAACTCTTCTTATCACTCATGATATGGGAGTTGTTAACGAAGTTGCCGACAAGGTGGCTGTTATGTATAAAGGTGTAATTATGGAAAAAGGTGATAAGGATAAGGTGCTTCATTCTCCCATTCATCCTTACACCAGGCTTCTTATTTCCTGTGTTCCTAAATATGATATCCATGATACTTCCATTCCCGATATTCCTTTGGAAGATAAGAATGTAGAAGGATGTCCTTTTGCTCCAAGATGTCCGAAGGTTTCTGACAGATGCTTTAAAGAGCTTCCCAAACCTGTTGTTGTAAAAGGAAGAGAGGTGTCTTGTTTTAATGTTGAAAGTTGA